From one Humulus lupulus chromosome 8, drHumLupu1.1, whole genome shotgun sequence genomic stretch:
- the LOC133796314 gene encoding uncharacterized protein LOC133796314 produces the protein MEKQNMNMNKDVEDASTFNSHEDTNFTQDKNFVKEKEVIDLTNEFTAEQKPRITLGCERRRNYKIQSRKKDDNNSRRTSIRKYGCPFRFKGKKLTANKIATSEKRRLREKVHASSSCLDAFPKGLQPYIKLVKNVIGDGNCGFRAIADLIGIIDEDGWTKVRKDLLNEIESHLEHYRELYGVHGRIDELIHALSFFDVRAPRERWMTMPDMGHIIASCYNVVLFHLSKNQSLTFLPLRSMPLPLLSRKHIAIGFVNGDHYVKVYLSQDHPVPPIAGNWCRHHLPIANGWESEYLSKIQQFNEIVGSTSATREIIEIDCE, from the exons ATGGAGAAACAAAATATGAATATGAATAAGGATGTGGAAGATGCCAGTACTTTTAATTCTCACGAG GATACAAATTTTACTCAAGACAAAAATTTCGTTAAAGAAAAAGAGGTGATTGATCTCACAAATGAGTTTACAGCTGAACAA AAGCCAAGAATTACATTGGGTTGCGAGAGAAGAAGAAATTATAAAATCCAATCAAGGAAAAAAGATGACAATAACTCAAGACGTACAAGTATAAGAAAGTATGGGTGTCCTTTCCGATTCAAAGGAAAGAAATTGACTGCAAATAAGATTGCTACGTCAGAGAAGAGGAGACTTAGAGAAAAG gtacatgcatctagttcatgctTAGATGCATTTCCAAAAGGATTACAGCCATATATTAAGCTTGTAAAGAATGTCATTGGTGATGGTAATTGTGGATTTAGAGCTATAGCTGATCTGATAGGAATAATTGATGAAGATGGATGGACCAAAGTTCGAAAGGATTTGTTAAATGAGATAGAATCTCATTTGGAGCATTATAGAGAATTATATGGAGTCCATGGAAGAATAGATGAGTTAATTCACGCACTGTCATTTTTTGATGTACGTGCCCCAAGAGAACGATGGATGACAATGCCAGATATGGGGCATATAATAGCATCTTGCTACAATGTCGTTTTATTTCATTTATCGAAAAATCAAAGCCTTACCTTTTTACCTTTAAGATCGATGCCACTGCCTCTACTCTCTCGCAAACATATAGCCATTGGGTTTGTTAATGGTGATCATTATGTcaag GTATATTTATCACAAGATCACCCAGTTCCACCAATAGCAGGCAATTGGTGCAGACATCATCTCCCTATAGCCAATGGATGGGAAAGTGAATACCTTTCAAAAATCCAGCAATTTAACGAAATAGTAGGTTCGACTTCGGCAACTAGAGAAATAATCGAAATTGATTGTGAGTGA